The genomic window TATTATGTTAATGTTACCTAGTACCAAAATTTTGATTCCCCAGCTTGGGTCGCAATCATTGATATTACATAGAATCACAATCAAATACAACAACAAAGTACAATCTCAAccacaaacttttttttttttaaacgacCTCAAGTCTGTTTTAATCattgttttaaaaatcagatttaaTTGGCCGGTTGGTTTGATTTCAGTTATATTGTAATATAGTTTAATATATTGAACTAAGGTTGAACCGTACTTCAATTGTAGTCGGTTCAATTGGTTCAAGTATCATTGAACCAATTAAACCATAATTTCAAAATCTTAATTATTCGACCTCAGgtctgatttttaaaacattggttttaacgtttaaattttttatttgatttgttattgAATACTTAGTGTGTGGATTAAACTAAAACTAGTTAAGAGACCTTTGTTTTATCATGCAGGGAAGCAGTGAATAAGTACATGGAACATATTCTAAAACTAAAGGAATTATTATCAGAATTAATGTCTGAGGCATTGGGTCTAAAGAAGGACTATCTTACAAATATAGAATGCATGAAGAGTGAAACAGTGGTATGTCACTATTACCCTGTATGTCCAGAACCAGATCTCACATTTGGTACCACAAAGCATTCAGATCCATCATCCCTTACAATTCTCCTCCAAGATACCATTGGCGGCCTCCAAGTTCTTCATCAAAATCGTTGGGTTAATGTTAATCCAATACATGGAGCCTTTGTGGCAAACATAGGTGACTTCATGCAGGTACTAACATTTGATGATAAATTTATACCTATTTATTCTCTAATGATTCAATTATAAGCacacaaaaaatttcataatttttaagcTAAACTACATTTTTGCCCTCATAGTCATAACTTTCACAAATTTACAATTTTGCCCCTAACTTTTATAATAGGGCTTTTGCCTCCCTAACTTTAGCGGGTTTTCAAAATACTAATTTTCACCAAGTTAACGCACACATGGATAGTCACTTAAGTGATTCATATGTCACGTTTGCATGTCTTGCCACGTGGATAGTTACTcggaaaaattaaatttttaatttttttttttgttgaatgatgataaaaaatcaatcaattttttttttttaataattgcaTATGTGCCAAGACATACTAACGCGACATGTGAATCGCTTAAGTAACCGTCTATGTAagcattgacttggtcaaaattaacATTTTGCAAAAAGGCTAAAATTagaaaactaaaaatgaaattatgaaaGTTAGAGAGATAAAATCacaagtttgtgaaaattaaagtgtaaaaaatacaatttagttAATCTTTTATCTAAAATACAAGCATTGTTTTTTATTAACTTGATTATATTGAATGGTATTAGTTTGTTGTGATTTTCTTGTTTGTGTAGCTTATCAGTAATGACAAGTTCAAAAGTGTTGAGCATAGAGTAGTTGCTGGAAGTGTTGGACCAAGGGCATCAGTTGCTTGCCACGTGTACCCCAatgcgtttcaaaaatatagGCCTATAGAAGAGTTTACATCCGATGAAAATCCAGCAAAATATCGAGAAACAAATATCACTGAATATCTTACTCACTTCAGGTCCAAAGGGCTTGATGGATATAAAGCCCTCCCTTATTTTCGACTATAACATTCACATGAAATGTCTGATATGCTGCtgcagatatatatatatagtcatatatatatatgctttttCCCCTTGATATGCATTTAGGCCTATATAGTTAGTTGTATGAACTATTTTCGTGGTACATAAATAATACAAGGAATAATTAAAACCAATCatgattataaattattatcaaACTTCAACTTCATAGAGAGGACTATTGGTTTTCTGGTATTTCATAATCATTTCATAAATCTTAGTAATCACTATATTGACTAATGCATTATCAAAatcctatttatagttttaagTCCAGTCAAGAATCTTAGAGCCATATATTCACTAGTTTATCCTCAATCTCTTCTCCCAAAAGCTTCATAAGtacttttatattatgaataaattttgaataatcATGATCATTTTAGGATTATCAAATCATGCTTTGAGATTCAATAAAGGACTAGGATCATCCTGCTCCTGCAGTACTTCCTTCATCTGTTACTGTTGTATTTTCTTGGGTCACAAGCTTGAGAAAAATTAGCTTGAAATTTGATTGCTCAATTACCTTTCTATGACTAAGGCACCCTAGGAACAAGTTCACCTAGAGTCTTGTAACAAAAGAGtctaacaaaagaaaagaaacatctACCATAGTAACCAGGGAAAGGTAGAGTGATCTTGAGCAGCTAAAGAATCAACACACAAATTTGCTTCCCTCGGAGCATGTAAGACACGAACTCTCCAATCAGGAGAACGAATGATAATGACGACCATTTCAGGAGAGGTTGTAGGAATATAAAGACTAGAagtaataaattagtttttgtAATTTATTCCTCTGctgttttttccttttcaatatAAAGAGTAATAAATTGGTCATGAATCAAAGACTAATGGTGTCCATATTTAATGATGGCATTCTACTTGGCTGAACAGTTTCCGCATCAGATATCTTCTGCTGTGTACTTTTGCTTATCTCAGTCTGTTGTGTTAGCTCCAATGATGCCAACCGTGGATTGCagaaaatagcagtttgttcaaattccgcctAACATGCTATATTGATATATGGTCGCTATAGCCactattttacaaaaatttgtaCTGAATAAATAGCGTATTATTGTGTAGCAATAAGAGTTTCTTCCAATTCGATTTGACAACAGTGGTTAGCTCCAACATTGTAAGCTGTTTTACCTACCTTGGACGTTCATGACACTGCATTCTTTGATTATATTTACAAAATAGACAAAGCAAATTTAAACACTAAATGCTATGCATTGTGATCATCATAAATTAGACGATATAAAATGGTTTAAAGAATTGGTGATCGATTAGAGGCACAAACAGTTAACAAGATCAATTCGACCCGTTCCGGACTTACCCTTTCCGTCTGGTTTGCAACAAGTTCAATTCCTCGCTGTCCTTTGTCTCTAGCCCCAAATCAATAAAGCTTCCCTGATTCAGTGAGAGGAAATGTATGAGCATTCTGGTAAATGGAATTGGTTAGACTAATCTGTTCTACCCTTTCATTGATATGTTTCAGTGATGTCATAAGCTCTGGATTTAACACATTTACATCTGTTTTACTATGCATCATTTACTGCATTATGAACAGGCTTCAGACACCACAATATTGCAGCATGAACAACTTTGACATTGATCAATGCATCTACTACCTTAGGTGATgatccgctattttttaccaaacaaaacctATATTTTAATGAGATCTAGCACTTGTTCAACATTGTTGACAACTTCCTCTTTGAGCTTTGCAACAAATACTCCTCGctagaaacaaataaataaaatcaactcATTTGTTTACatgattattatatttatttcacATACATATACCTATATTAACCGCAAGAAAAtattgtgttatttgaacatcaacatacatatatatatatatttatctttatcGCTCTTACATTTTGTTTTATACAACTTATACGTATTTTAAATATACACAAAAACCGAAAGATACCTTATTTGGTGTCAAAATatcattactaaaaaaaaaggtaagTAACCAAACTCATTAATTTGCAATTTCTGACTTTCAACAAGTCATTAATCACTTCATTATAAATCTCCATGTAGGAAAAGTGGCAAGTAACCACTCTCTTTCGTGCATTGtatccaattttttgttttgattcatATAACATAtccacattttttatatttagtttgTATTGTTTTAGTCTATGCACTAATGAAATGTTTTAGCCCCAAAATATTTATAGTTCATGTTTAAGTACTCTATAACTTAGATATTGATCAAATCtcaaaaaattaagagaataacaaaaaataatatggtTGACACTGGGAACATAAGTATTTTCAATTTCAAGCACTTACAGATCATAAAAAGATACACAATACACAATCAAACCTGAACACAAGAAAGACAAAATAATGGAGACCTCTCTCACACTTAAAGTCTCCATGAAATTGGTATCAAAATGTTAAGGATtgcttcctcttttttttttttttaaagctctCTACAAGTTTCCTTCTCCCGAGACTTTGCTCAGGAAAAGAAGCAGCAAACATTCCAAGAACCAAACATTTATCATGAATGCACTGTGCTCTTGGACTGCAATAATTGAACAAGCGGCCACAAGATATCCAGCCTATGTAAATTTACGTTGTTTTGTCCCTGTGACAGACAATTCACTGATTAATATCGATCGCTCATAGAACATGTTGCCGTTAACTCTACGTTATTGCAAAAACAATAACCGTGCAATAAGCTTGTTTAAATGAATAAGAAATAAATCCATCTTCTGATCCTACCTCAACAACAAAACATATGCATGTCTTCTCACCACGAGGTTCAGTTGTACCGTTCAAAATCGTCAATCCCAAGCTTCTTATGGCTTCTGCTATCTCAAGAAAATGGTTGCACTCCTCACAAAGCATCTGCGGCATGAGTCATAATAATTAGCAGAAGGGTTAAGTACTCAGTGTAACTATATCCTAAAAATAATCTAATATCGAATGACTTTCTATATATAATAAAGGTTGTAATTTACAACTCCTATACGTACCTCAACAAGCATCTGCCCATTCTTACCATGACTTTCTACTAATATCGAATGAACCTTCAGATGGCCTCCTACTTCCATTGCCCAACTTGAACCCTGCTGATAACCAGAGGGTCCGTGAATGTCTTTATCCATGTGATCACGCGACTGCACAATTGCAGGTAGTATTAAAAAATGGAGATAATATAATGTTCAGTGTAAAATTGTTATACTTAATACTTCTTCCATTTCACACCTATTGATGTTTATAAAACTAATGCTTTTTTTAGGTTACCATGTCACATGTGCGAAATATCCACGGAGTTCGCTGATAATTAATTTGCATCAGAtttttcgaaaaataaaaaaaattcatcagaGAACATATCTGACCGTCTTTAGTGAGGCCTTTCCtctaaactatattttttttccattcacAAGGCTCGAACCTGAGACCTAGCTTAAGGGATCAAAGCCCAATTCCACTCCGACCaacataatatataaacattatttaattttatcttaatAGATCCCGATATTATATTATTGGGAAGACATTCATGATGTGTTACCCTTAATAAGAAAACCGTGTAAGCAGGCATATCTTCAAGTTCAATTATTGATACCTATTTATAGCGCATGAACAAGGGAACATAACCTTGTCAAATCCAAAATAAGACCTTACCTTTGTCTTTGTTTCAGTAAATATATTTAGCTTGTCAGAATGCTTAGTTATGCTTTGGAGAAAGAGCATGTGCTTTACTGTGCACTCCAACAGTGAATCAATACTGCActgttaaaagataaaataaaactttcctCAGCCACGTGAATTCGAACCACAAGTCTACAGCCATTACAAAACCACAACCTACAGAAACAATATTAGAAAGTAAATATTTGAGCAAGATACCTTTGCTCCATTTGGCACAAGTTCTCGTAACTCCTTAATACGGTCTTGGATCAGCTGTCTGTCCCTTGGTCTAGGCCTACAACTTTCCCCAGGCCTTGCCCTCTTTTTGCTGTTTTTAGACGGTTCAGAAGACCTCTCAAACTGGTTACTACATGAACTAGGACATGTAGAAGAAAAACTTTTAGGGGATATCAG from Trifolium pratense cultivar HEN17-A07 linkage group LG1, ARS_RC_1.1, whole genome shotgun sequence includes these protein-coding regions:
- the LOC123902624 gene encoding 1-aminocyclopropane-1-carboxylate oxidase homolog 1-like, translating into MSRIMEEQVLLFGEDVNYDRAKEVKEFDETKAGVKGLLDSGIVKLPRIFIHPKESLPKYDATSSCLFHVPVIDFTGYEKCRRLEIINEIKEASETWGFFQMVNHGVPVCVMDEMLKVIKVFHEQPREVKKEWYSRDHKMKVRYFCNGDLLVAKAANWRDTIMFDFQDGPLDPQGYPLVCREAVNKYMEHILKLKELLSELMSEALGLKKDYLTNIECMKSETVVCHYYPVCPEPDLTFGTTKHSDPSSLTILLQDTIGGLQVLHQNRWVNVNPIHGAFVANIGDFMQLISNDKFKSVEHRVVAGSVGPRASVACHVYPNAFQKYRPIEEFTSDENPAKYRETNITEYLTHFRSKGLDGYKALPYFRL